From Methylobacterium radiodurans, a single genomic window includes:
- a CDS encoding YidB family protein — protein sequence MSKGYPSMTALLGLLAVAGYQNRDKIAEWLGNPGRDAHGSSVPPVARSAPAAGSTIPSNLERILGGVGSAGVGGLIASGLSELVEHFTKGGHGETASSWVNQGANRAIAEADLERAIGPMTLDHLAQQTGLSRSEILSRLTRELPSAIDRYATDGRRFA from the coding sequence ATGAGCAAGGGATATCCCTCGATGACTGCCCTGCTGGGCCTGCTCGCGGTGGCGGGCTACCAGAACAGGGACAAGATCGCCGAGTGGCTCGGCAATCCCGGCCGCGACGCGCACGGGTCGAGCGTGCCGCCGGTGGCCCGGAGCGCACCGGCCGCCGGGTCGACGATCCCGTCCAACCTGGAGCGGATTCTCGGCGGCGTCGGCTCGGCCGGTGTCGGCGGCCTGATCGCCAGTGGACTATCGGAACTCGTCGAGCACTTCACCAAGGGCGGCCACGGCGAAACGGCGAGTTCCTGGGTCAATCAGGGCGCCAACCGGGCCATCGCCGAGGCCGACCTGGAGCGCGCCATCGGCCCGATGACCCTCGACCATCTCGCGCAGCAGACCGGCCTCAGCCGCTCGGAGATCCTCTCGCGCCTGACGCGCGAACTGCCCTCGGCCATCGATCGCTACGCGACCGACGGACGCCGCTTCGCCTGA
- a CDS encoding sigma-70 family RNA polymerase sigma factor, translated as MPHVAEHLHSSAADSAVISIRGSESGRDPYTLRPEAAFLEETPPLGLGMRRLAEALDAAEARTEQGFTSDLIGVLPDLRRFALSLTRDATESEDLVQYTLLKAWEHRTRYTPGTGLKAWLFTILRNRHINGRRKHRREVPDPDGAHAAGLSSLADQEDRLDLRDLQEALDRLDPAQREALLLVAIEDLSYEDAAIRIGCPPGTVKSRVSRARGRLAFELGAT; from the coding sequence GTGCCGCATGTCGCCGAACATCTGCACTCGTCCGCAGCAGACAGCGCCGTGATCTCCATCCGGGGCTCTGAATCCGGTCGAGATCCATATACGCTCCGTCCAGAGGCCGCATTTCTCGAAGAAACACCGCCTCTGGGTCTCGGAATGCGCCGGCTTGCCGAGGCACTTGACGCTGCCGAAGCGCGCACCGAGCAGGGTTTCACGTCCGATCTGATCGGGGTTTTACCCGATCTGCGCCGGTTCGCGCTGTCGCTGACGCGCGACGCGACCGAGAGCGAGGATCTCGTTCAGTACACGCTGCTCAAGGCCTGGGAGCACCGAACCCGCTACACGCCCGGCACCGGCCTGAAGGCATGGCTCTTCACGATCCTGCGCAATCGCCACATCAACGGTCGAAGGAAGCACCGTCGCGAGGTTCCGGACCCGGACGGCGCGCACGCGGCTGGGCTGTCCAGCCTAGCCGACCAGGAGGACCGGCTCGACCTTCGGGATCTGCAGGAAGCGCTCGACCGGCTCGACCCGGCCCAGCGCGAGGCTCTGCTCCTCGTCGCCATCGAGGACCTGTCCTACGAGGACGCGGCGATACGGATCGGTTGCCCTCCCGGCACGGTGAAAAGCCGGGTCAGTCGGGCCCGGGGCCGGCTCGCGTTCGAGCTTGGCGCGACCTGA
- a CDS encoding PAS domain-containing protein, translated as MSDPFAFLPPGGRTGAEIRAHDWSATALGPPELWPPALRSALSLMLACPTAMFLAWGPDLLCFYNDAYRPILGYRLPTSLGRPFRTVWASIWDEIEPLVAATLAGESQVLTDRMLDLSREGLPEQSWWSFTYSPVRDDAGRIAGLLCVTAETTARVLGEARLRESEDHFRHTVELNPQVPWTCDPDGNVTSYSNRWLDLTGQAPGEPLGAGWMRALHPDDLAPTQAVFAASLASGEPVDVDYRIRVAASGTYRWMRARAYPRRDAGGTIIRWYGVVEDIHDRRRAEERLREVNAVLERRVAEALAQRKLWADVFETTDALVAALDAEYRVLALNRAYAEEFESLYGVRPRIGDDLLALLAPWPEHQAATRAIWGRALAGADFTVVEAFGDPAVRRASYELTYTSLRDAEGRRIGAFQYATDVTERLHEQEQLRQAEDALRQSQKMEAVGQLTGGVAHDFNNLLTIIRSSVEFLRRPELPEVRKARYLDAVSDTVDRAAKLTGQLLAFARRQALKPEIFDAGARLQAIAEMLDQIMGARIRVAAALPEAPCFVRADASQFETALVNMAVNARDAMAGEGHLTLRLTGGQALPAIRGHAANAGPFAAVSVSDTGSGIAEADLARIFEPFFTTKEVGKGTGLGLSQVIGFAKQSGGDVAVASRPGETTFTLYLPQAEAPRAVAGPAAPASAPAGPGRGLCVLVVEDNLEVGRFCTQILEDLGHRPVWAHNAEAALAELAREGDGGAARFDAVFSDVVMPGMGGIALARRLRASRPDLPVVLTSGYSHVLAQDDAHGFELVRKPYSAEELAQIFETLTARRHEAD; from the coding sequence GTGAGCGATCCCTTCGCCTTCCTTCCCCCGGGCGGACGCACCGGCGCCGAGATCCGTGCCCACGACTGGTCGGCCACCGCGCTCGGGCCTCCGGAGCTGTGGCCTCCGGCCCTGCGCAGCGCCCTCTCCCTGATGCTGGCCTGCCCCACGGCGATGTTCCTGGCCTGGGGGCCGGACCTGCTCTGCTTCTACAACGACGCCTACCGGCCGATCCTCGGTTACCGGCTGCCGACATCCCTCGGGCGCCCGTTCCGGACGGTCTGGGCCAGCATCTGGGACGAGATCGAACCCCTGGTCGCGGCCACCCTCGCGGGCGAGAGCCAGGTGCTGACCGACCGGATGCTCGATCTCTCCCGGGAGGGCCTGCCCGAGCAGAGCTGGTGGTCCTTCACCTACTCGCCGGTGCGCGACGATGCGGGCCGCATCGCCGGCCTGCTCTGCGTCACCGCCGAGACCACGGCGCGGGTGCTCGGCGAGGCGCGTCTGCGCGAGAGCGAGGACCATTTCCGGCACACGGTCGAGCTGAACCCGCAGGTGCCCTGGACCTGCGATCCGGACGGCAACGTCACCTCCTACTCCAACCGCTGGCTCGACCTGACGGGGCAGGCGCCCGGCGAGCCGCTGGGGGCCGGCTGGATGCGGGCGCTCCACCCGGACGACCTCGCCCCGACCCAGGCCGTCTTCGCGGCGAGCCTCGCCTCCGGCGAGCCGGTCGACGTGGACTACCGCATCCGCGTCGCTGCGAGCGGCACCTATCGCTGGATGCGCGCCCGCGCCTATCCGCGGCGGGACGCGGGCGGCACGATCATCCGCTGGTACGGCGTCGTCGAGGACATCCACGACCGCAGGCGCGCCGAGGAGCGCCTGCGCGAGGTGAACGCCGTGCTGGAGCGGCGCGTCGCGGAGGCGCTCGCCCAGCGCAAGCTCTGGGCCGACGTGTTCGAGACCACCGACGCGCTGGTCGCGGCCCTCGACGCCGAGTACCGCGTGCTCGCGCTGAACCGGGCCTACGCCGAGGAGTTCGAGAGCCTCTACGGCGTGCGGCCCCGCATCGGCGACGATCTCCTCGCCCTGCTGGCGCCCTGGCCCGAGCATCAGGCGGCCACGCGGGCGATCTGGGGGCGGGCGCTGGCGGGCGCGGATTTCACCGTCGTCGAGGCCTTCGGCGACCCGGCGGTCCGGCGCGCGAGCTACGAGCTGACCTATACGAGCCTGCGAGACGCGGAAGGGCGCCGGATCGGCGCCTTCCAGTACGCCACCGACGTCACCGAGCGTCTGCACGAGCAGGAGCAGCTCCGCCAGGCTGAGGACGCTTTGCGTCAGTCTCAGAAGATGGAGGCTGTGGGCCAGCTGACGGGCGGGGTCGCGCACGACTTCAACAACCTGCTGACCATCATCCGCTCGTCGGTGGAGTTCCTGCGCCGGCCCGAGCTGCCGGAGGTGCGCAAGGCGCGCTACTTGGATGCGGTCTCCGACACGGTCGATCGCGCCGCCAAGCTCACCGGCCAGCTGCTGGCGTTTGCCCGGCGCCAGGCCCTGAAGCCCGAGATCTTCGATGCCGGCGCCCGCCTCCAGGCCATCGCCGAGATGCTCGACCAGATCATGGGCGCGCGCATCCGCGTGGCCGCCGCGCTGCCCGAGGCACCCTGCTTCGTGCGCGCCGACGCCAGCCAGTTCGAGACCGCGCTGGTCAACATGGCGGTCAACGCGCGCGACGCCATGGCGGGCGAGGGGCACCTCACCCTGCGGCTGACCGGGGGGCAGGCCCTGCCGGCGATCCGCGGGCACGCGGCCAATGCCGGGCCGTTCGCGGCAGTCTCGGTGAGCGACACCGGCTCCGGGATCGCGGAGGCGGATCTGGCGCGCATCTTCGAGCCGTTCTTCACCACCAAGGAGGTGGGCAAGGGCACGGGTCTGGGGCTGTCCCAGGTGATCGGCTTTGCCAAGCAGTCGGGCGGGGACGTGGCGGTGGCCAGCCGCCCGGGCGAGACGACCTTCACGCTCTACCTGCCGCAGGCCGAAGCACCCCGGGCCGTGGCGGGTCCGGCCGCGCCGGCGTCTGCCCCGGCGGGTCCGGGGCGGGGCCTGTGCGTACTGGTGGTGGAGGACAACCTGGAGGTGGGCCGGTTCTGCACGCAGATCCTGGAGGATCTGGGCCACCGGCCGGTCTGGGCGCACAACGCGGAGGCGGCTCTGGCCGAGCTTGCGCGGGAGGGGGACGGGGGCGCCGCGCGCTTCGACGCGGTGTTCTCGGACGTGGTGATGCCGGGCATGGGCGGGATCGCGCTGGCGCGGCGGCTGCGGGCGAGCCGGCCGGACCTGCCGGTTGTGCTGACCTCCGGCTACAGCCACGTCCTGGCCCAGGACGACGCCCACGGCTTCGAGCTCGTGCGAAAACCCTACTCCGCCGAGGAACTCGCCCAAATTTTCGAGACGCTGACGGCGCGCCGGCACGAGGCCGATTGA
- the fliJ gene encoding flagellar export protein FliJ produces MKSRDTLIRLRRFQVDEKRRRVTQIEMMMADFLRMAQELDREIAQEEARAGISDTAHFAYPTYARAAAGRRDNMRQSAAALEDQLAEAKAELGVAFEDLKKVEILDDRERSAERAAEAAREQAAMDGIGLGRARA; encoded by the coding sequence ATGAAATCGCGTGACACGCTGATCCGCCTGCGCCGCTTCCAGGTCGACGAGAAGCGCCGCCGCGTGACCCAGATCGAGATGATGATGGCCGACTTCCTGCGCATGGCGCAGGAGCTCGACCGGGAGATCGCCCAGGAGGAGGCCCGCGCAGGCATCTCCGACACCGCCCACTTCGCCTACCCGACCTACGCCCGCGCCGCCGCGGGGCGCCGGGACAACATGCGCCAGTCCGCCGCCGCCCTGGAGGACCAGCTCGCCGAGGCCAAGGCGGAGCTCGGCGTGGCCTTCGAGGACCTGAAGAAGGTCGAGATCCTCGACGACCGCGAGCGCTCCGCCGAGCGCGCGGCGGAGGCCGCCCGCGAGCAGGCCGCCATGGACGGCATCGGGCTCGGCCGCGCCCGGGCCTGA
- the fliI gene encoding flagellar protein export ATPase FliI produces MSQNPPAGSSPPSLAALRASLERVEAVETYGRVVAIRGLLVEVAGPVSAMRLGGRLDVEGAAGLIPCEVIGFQGDRALAMPFGSLEGVRRGCPAFVRDEAAGAVRPSQGWLGRVIDALGRPVDGLGPLPQGPEIYPLRADPPPAHARRRVGTPLDLGVRCINTFLTMCAGQRMGIFAGSGVGKSVLLSMLARYTAADVAVIGLVGERGREVQEFLQDDLGAAGLARSVVVVATSDEPALMRRNAAYVTLSVAEHFRDQGARVLCMIDSITRFAMAQRDIGLAAGEPPTAKGYTPTVFSELPRLLERAGPGVGEGTISALFTVLVEGDDHNEPVADAVRGILDGHIVMERAIAERGRYPAINVLRSVSRTMPRSCDPAFLPTVRRARRVLATYSDMEELIRLGAYRAGSSAEVDEAVALMPDIEAFLGQGKEEATSIGEGYARLAQIVGAG; encoded by the coding sequence CCTCTCCGCCCTCGCTCGCGGCCCTGCGGGCCTCGCTTGAGCGGGTCGAGGCGGTCGAGACCTACGGGCGAGTCGTGGCGATTCGGGGACTCCTCGTCGAGGTGGCGGGGCCGGTTTCGGCGATGCGCCTCGGCGGCCGGCTCGACGTCGAGGGTGCGGCGGGACTGATCCCCTGCGAGGTGATCGGCTTCCAGGGCGACCGGGCGCTCGCCATGCCGTTCGGCTCGCTCGAGGGCGTGCGCCGGGGCTGCCCGGCCTTCGTGCGCGACGAGGCGGCCGGCGCAGTACGCCCGTCCCAGGGCTGGCTCGGCCGAGTGATCGACGCGCTCGGGCGGCCCGTCGACGGGCTCGGTCCCCTGCCGCAGGGGCCCGAGATCTACCCGCTGCGGGCCGACCCGCCCCCGGCCCATGCGCGGCGCCGGGTGGGCACGCCCCTCGATCTCGGGGTCCGCTGCATCAACACCTTCCTGACCATGTGCGCCGGCCAGCGCATGGGCATCTTCGCGGGGAGCGGCGTCGGCAAGTCGGTGCTGCTCTCGATGCTCGCCCGCTACACCGCCGCGGACGTCGCGGTGATCGGCCTCGTCGGCGAGCGCGGCCGCGAGGTGCAGGAGTTCCTGCAGGACGATCTGGGCGCTGCGGGCCTCGCCCGATCGGTCGTGGTGGTGGCCACCTCCGACGAGCCGGCGCTGATGCGCCGCAATGCCGCCTACGTCACCCTCTCGGTCGCCGAGCATTTTCGCGATCAGGGCGCGCGGGTGCTCTGCATGATCGATTCGATCACCCGCTTCGCCATGGCCCAGCGCGACATCGGTCTCGCGGCCGGCGAGCCGCCGACCGCTAAGGGCTACACGCCGACCGTCTTCTCCGAGCTGCCGCGCCTGCTCGAACGCGCCGGACCGGGCGTGGGGGAGGGGACGATCTCGGCCCTCTTCACGGTGCTGGTCGAGGGCGACGACCACAACGAGCCGGTGGCGGACGCGGTGCGCGGCATCCTCGACGGGCACATCGTGATGGAGCGCGCGATCGCTGAGCGCGGGCGCTACCCGGCGATCAACGTGCTGCGCTCGGTCTCCCGCACCATGCCGCGCTCCTGCGACCCGGCCTTCCTGCCGACAGTGCGCCGGGCGCGCCGGGTTCTGGCCACCTACAGCGATATGGAGGAGCTGATCCGCCTCGGTGCCTACCGGGCCGGCTCCTCGGCGGAGGTCGACGAGGCGGTGGCGCTCATGCCGGATATCGAGGCTTTTCTGGGACAGGGTAAGGAAGAAGCAACGTCCATCGGCGAAGGATATGCCCGTCTCGCCCAGATCGTGGGGGCGGGTTGA